CAGAGACTATTGCTCCTTTATTTCAGCAGAAGAGGAGTTTTGACTATGCTGctgaggatgtcgaggaagaatcggtcttctcaacaaccctagACGTGGAATCACGATGGCCCGTACTTGCattggaggagttggacACCGAAATCGATAGTATCGTCTGCACAGAGTCCAAGATACACTTCAATTTTAGGTCTGCGACTGCCGAGGAGAGGTTCAATACGGAAATCAAGAGCATGCCTGAGTTTGTCGTCGTCACTTCCCATGACGGTTGCGATCTCGAAGGAGACCGGTCTGCGCATCGGTGTGTTCAATAAGTACAACTGACGATGCAGTATCTCAGTACTAATGACTTACCAGAGTAACAAATGCCCGCGTAGATCCCGCAAGCCACATCGGTACTTTCGACATAACGCCAATGAACTGGCATGAGGCATTCTCCACGACAAAAGTGTCCTTCTCGCGCAGACATCCGTCAGAGATCCAGAAACATGTAGCCACGCCAGTCAAAAGAGACGAGATACCATCGCCCAGGCAATcattccctgcagctccttctgatgctgatggaCTCAACTCATCGGCAAATGCGGTCTTTAATGTGCGTCACACCGGCCTAGAGATCTACCCGATAGATGCGCCACTCGCGAACGAAGTCGTGTAAGTATGAGACCATAAGCCCATATGGGACGTATCAACTGACCTGAGCAGACCTGATCTCCCAGTCGTTGTACGATGCAAAACGTGCGCCATTCGGGGTGACATCCAGCTCTCCCGGGGGCAGTTCAACGTTGGACAGAATGCGAcggccgaagaagatgaagatttTGAGTTGGACGAGGCGATCGGTTTTTTCACGAACAGCAGCGTTGATCTGTTAGTCAAACGTATGTTTTCGCAGATTGAACTGGAGTTCGAACTCGAGTCTGAGGGTCCTCTGATCGAGTTCAGTGTCCCGCTTCCTACTATCCCGCTTGTGCCTTTCCAGGTAGATTTTATTCCACACCCTACGATCTAACATTGGAAGATTGCTGACATCGTTTAACTTTTCAGATAGCAGGAGTTCTCACCTTTGGTCCTCAGATTGTTCccaatatcatcatcacggCAGACATCGAAGAAGATGTTGGGTTCTCCTATGGCTTCAACGCAACAGTAAATCCATCCAATCACTCCTATATCCTTAATTCACTAACAATTCCAGGTCCCTGATGACTCCAGAATTCATATCAGAATCCCCGAATTCAACGAATCGTCAATAAGCGACTTGTGAGTACACATCATACCTGCATGTCCAGAAACCAACCTAACTAATGACATCGAAACCTACCAGCTCGGACACAGATTTCCAGCAAAtccccttctcagcctcaacaACTATATCCTCCATTTCACTAGGGATCACATTCCAGCCCCAGATTCTGCTAGGCATAAACACAGGTCTCGAGGCCCTAAACGTCAATATCGACGGCGGGATTGGGGCGTTCGTTAGCATGCCGAGTCTATCGTTGAATGTTTCCCATGTTACCGGTGTTAATGAGAATTGCGATCCCGTAGCagctgattctgattctggtgctgatgctgataaTGTCGGTAATGCAACACACCTCGTCCCCTCTGTGGAACTGGACGTGGGTGTTATCGCGAGCTACGATGTGCGGTTCATGGACTTTAACGATACGCGTGGGGTGGCGCCGATTTTGGCGAGTACGGCTTGGGATCTTCCGACGGCTTGCGTGGGCTTTGAGCCCGAGGAGCCAGCGAAAGAGACTGGAAAGGCTGGCTCGACTGAGGGGGAAAGTAgtgatggtgatggcggtggtgggAACGGGGCGGTTAGGGTTGGCGGAGAGGGCGCTgggatgatgttgttgagttCTATTGCGCTCATGTCTGTTGCTGTCGGGTTCtgtggatggggatgaaggaGGATCTAAGGGTATTATAGCTAGATGTATACTCTAGGTAATTTAGGGGTGACCTGCGAATATGAATTAACCACTTACTACTACTATACCACCTAATGTACTTCACTGGACTTCCATTAGAATCAAAACTAAATTACTTCTTCACGAAGGTTACTCTTAAACCCTTCTAGTTCTACATCCGAGAGTATCTGAAACCAACAAAGGAGGGGAAAAGACCATGACAAACAAAGATTCTGAATAATGACAAGGTAGTATAAAGAATTCATTGTTCAATCTTCTCattctactattattagttattaatgGCATCGACTACTTAATAATGATGTCTTGCCCTCAGCATGCCCCAAACTTCCTGGTGGATATATTCCTATACCAACTACACAATACATCACGATCCAGATGCCTCAACTACGATCAACGTCCACAAAAGTCCTCTTAGACGGACTCACCCACCGCCAAAAACGAACTCGCAAGGATGCATCAATAGATGGAAACCTTGAAAATCAGCGTTAtgaaaagaaacaaaagcgTAGCCTCGCAGCATACCCACAACAAATGCAAGAGCAAGTCTCCAAGCTAGTCAGCGATATCCTTGCCTCAATATACTACGACATCAACTACGTCTGCATCCTCCGCAGTAGTGTCAGGCTGAATCCCACGGCTGAAAATGTAGCTCAGTACCGGCTGCAGTTCCGTGAGAGTGGCGACCTGCTTGACAGGGTCGTCGGGCGGTTTATAAATCGCGATACTAGTCTTCACAACGGTTCCGAACCCAAATCTTATTTCAATCCCCGAGGAACAATCCGACGTCTAGAAGAGTTTGTCACAATATTTGGCTGGAAGATGCTCTCGATCTGCATGGCAGCAGAAGGATTCCGGCGTGCCTGTCGGGAGATCCGCCACAGTGTGATCTGGGCAGAAGTCTTAGAGAAAATGCGAGAGAACCAATGGAGCATTGAAGTGTTCGCGCGGTCCCGCAATCTAGACTGGCGTGGGCAGCTGCTGAAATACGCCCATCTGGACCTCATACCGGAGCTTGGTTCCGAGCTGCGACCTGTGCGGAAAATGTGGGGGCAACATCCGCATCATGTCGTGCAGACTCTGGATAAGAAGGTGCGGCGGCCGATGTTTGAAGGGATGCCCCAGGTTCATATTGATGAGCCGGTTTTTGATCCAAGAAATTGGCAGGAGGATGGAAGGGTTGAAGACCCGACGGCCCGAATACCACATGATGGGGACTGTGATCTCTGCGGGTCTGGTGATATCTGTGACTGTGTACTTGATTTCTCGGCTGGGAGCCTGGTTGAGCTGGTCGATCGGCCTTTAACTGGGACTGGGGTACGGGCGTTAACGAGCTTCAAGAAGGGCGATATCCTGGGTCAATTTGTTGGAGAGCTCCATCATCCTGATTATGACGGCGATCATCTCTATTCGCTGATGCATGCGTCCAAGACTGACTCGGAGTACTTTCTTGCGATCATCTCGCCGCGCAAATATGGAAACTGGACGCGGTATATTGCGCATTCTTGCCGGGCGTCGACGAAGTTCAACTATCGGACTGTTGGGAGGAGGACGGTCATGACGGTGGAGGCGAAACGCGATATTGCGCCCTTTGAGGATCTCACCGTCAACTATGGGAGCGATTACTGGGCCCGTCGGGAATGCATGTGTGGAGAGACAAACTGTGTTAGTAGGCGGAGAAGGAGTCAATAAGACGGAATGTAATGTAATGCATTAATGATGTTGATCGTGATGCTGATCGTGTTGGTTGTAGTGCAGACCCCGCATTTCGGCTGTTGGACCAAGTGAGGAGATTCCCCGCAGTCTGtctctctcctgcatcgACCTCTAGACCTCTagctctcctctcctcctcttccaacaCGTTCTTGTCCATTGGCAGGGTAGGAAATAACTACTAAGCCCTATAGTACTCCTGATATTATCATTCCTTTCGTCCTCTCACAATCGGACGCCAACATCTGCCGAATTGCGGAGTATAACATTCCTTGTGGCACGCGACGACACACCAAACCTGCGGAGGCCACCGTGACACCGTCTTTCTCCAAGTCGCCTGAGTTCAGATATCGTTTAGCCTTGGCCGATTATACAATATCATGGAACATACTATCGATCAATAACGCCCACGTCTCGCTCAGCTATGTCTTGCTCCATTGCTATCCTCCGGGGAAGACTCCCGAATATAACCGCTGTTGGATCGCTCTCACAGGCTCTATCAGTGACTAGACGCGGTCTACTTACCCAGAGCTATGCGCGTGGACCGTCAGAGGTACAAAACGAGCTCCGTTCTCAATACGACCCCCATATGTTCGAATCGCTGACACAGTCTATAGCCGCCGCTATTCGAGTCCACGATTGGAGAGCATTTCGCCAGTATCGTTGATAATTATGGAGACAGGACAGCGTAGGTTGCCTTCCATTCATTTTTGGTTTAATATAACAGTTCTCTCAAAATGCACTTGGTACATTCAAGTAAGCTAACGTGACCAGTGTCATCTCCAAGCACCAGAATGATAGAGCCACCTACCTCGACCTTGACGCTCGGAGCAATGCACTTGCGCGAGGGTTAGAATCTGTTGGAGTCCGTAAGGGAGACCGCGTTGGAGTTATGTTGGGGAATTCAATGGAGCATGCGACTGTATGTTGCGGTACTGTATCAGCTGGGGAAATGCTTACGAGCCATATAGGTGACATATGCTCTATTCAAGCTTGGAGCTATCTTGGTAGGTAATACCCAGCTTCAACTTCTATGGATATATTTAACGTAACCAGGTACCAATTAACCCATCTTTCAATGCGACTCAAGTAGTCGCAGCTCTTAGCCACCTTGGGACAAGCCATATGGTCATCAGCTCCGAATCAAACCTCCCCCGGAGAGAACCACGCAGCAACGTACCTCTCCTCAAACACCTCGTCCAAGACCTCAAAAAGTCCAAGCTTGAGTCTGCCCTCGTCCCAACACTACAGAACATAATCCTCGTGGAGAACTCCACCGGCCGCATCGACACTTCAGCCTTCAAAAGCCTAACTCCCTACACCTCCATCACTTCATCCAACACCGCAGATGGACAGGCACTACCCCCTCAAAACCTCTCCCCATCAGAAGTCGTAAACATCCAATTCACATCCGGCACAACCGCAATGCCTAAAGCAGCGTGTCTCACACACCGCTCCATCCTCAACAACGGCGCCCAAATCGGCGACAGAATGCGCCTAACAGCACACGACACCGTCTGCTGCCCCCCGCCCCTCTTCCATTGCTTCGGCTCCGTCCTAGGCTACATGGCCACAGCAACCCACGGCTCTGCCATCGTCTTCCCAACCGAGGCCTTCAATGCCCGTGCAACCCTCACAGCCGTCCAGGAAGAGAAATGCACAGCCCTCTACGGCGTGCCCACAATGttcctcgaggaactcgGTCTCCTTGAATCAGGCGATATTTCACACGAAGGGTTTCAACACCTCCGCACCGGAATCGCAGCGGGGAGCAGCATCCCCTCCGAACTCATGAAAAAGTTACACAAGGTGCTCAACCTCACAGAGCTGACCATCTGCTATGGAATGACAGAGACAAGCCCCGTCTctgcgatgacgacgacagaTGACCCCCTCGATAAACGTATCAATACCGTCGGCCGCCTCATGCCCCATGTCGAGGCTAAAATCGTTGATCCCTCAGACCATAATAATATACTGCCCATCAATACCCGTGGCGAACTCGCTGTATCTGGATACCTCCTTATGAAGGAGTACTGGGGCGATCCGGTCAAAACTGATCTGGTTATGCTCCGTGATAAAAGTGGGAAAGTCTGGATGCATGTATGTTTCCCTCCACTCACTCACTACTATGCACCCAACCAAACTAATAGACAAAAATTCAGACCGGCGATGAAGCATCCCTCTCCCCGGACGGATACATCAGCATAACAGGCCGAATCAAAGACCTGATCATCCGCGGCGGGGAAAACATCCACCCGCTCGAGATCGAGAACTGTCTATTGACGTTCCCAGGCGTCGCGGACGTCTCGATCGTCGGTGTACCCGATGAGCGCTACGGGGAGGTTGTAGCCGCGTTTATTATCGCCAAAGAACATCAGGACGATGAGGCTGCTACGGGAAATGAGATTAGAGACTTTGTTAAGGAGAAGTTGAGTTCACATCTTGGTAtgtctttctctctcttttcccatgTTCTGGAGTTTGCTTGGGTGGGGTTGCTCACGCTGGGACAGTGCCAAAGTACATATTCTTCCTCGAGCCGACGGATGCGTTTCCGAAGACGGCGAGTGGGAAGATTCAGAAGTTTAAACTTAGGGAGACGGCGGTGAAGCTTTTGGGAGGGCATCATTAGGCGTACTTTGGGAGTTTCGCGATCCACTATAAGAGTATATACGACATTGTGGTTCTGTGAGCCTCGAAGGTTCATAAGATCATGTACATTTCACATGGCGTATAACGATACGTTATAGCCTACATTGAACTTTGGACATTTTCGGTATATTTCGGGTATTTTCAACATGCCTGATCGACAATTGGCCTAGCAACACTTTCAAAGCATTCGGTCTCAAAGACATCGTAGAACTGAGTCTGCAGTGCAAAAACTGGGTATATGTATGCGCAATCCTTATCGAAGCAGGTTGTTCTGGTTATTGGAGAGCAGTGCCTCATTTCGAtacctctccatcatctgaGCAAAGGGCCGTATCAGGGGACACCTTTGCGCACTTTGTTCGTGGCTGCCGGTCTGAATTCACCAGCTGTATCAGCAAGGGATGTGGCAGAGGTTGAGGTGGCAGATGGCCCTGTTCGGCGCGAAGGTGGGCCGGAGTTGTTCCCATTCCAAG
This genomic interval from Aspergillus puulaauensis MK2 DNA, chromosome 7, nearly complete sequence contains the following:
- a CDS encoding putative GPI anchored protein (COG:S;~EggNog:ENOG410PQRR;~SECRETED:SignalP(1-22);~TransMembrane:1 (n7-18c22/23o579-599i)), coding for MLSKMFLFIALITLLSLILVHASSPSLNPRYQVLDSPEPKRLSAGTLSSKLKARSETIAPLFQQKRSFDYAAEDVEEESVFSTTLDVESRWPVLALEELDTEIDSIVCTESKIHFNFRSATAEERFNTEIKSMPEFVVVTSHDGCDLEGDRSAHRVTNARVDPASHIGTFDITPMNWHEAFSTTKVSFSRRHPSEIQKHVATPVKRDEIPSPRQSFPAAPSDADGLNSSANAVFNVRHTGLEIYPIDAPLANEVVPDLPVVVRCKTCAIRGDIQLSRGQFNVGQNATAEEDEDFELDEAIGFFTNSSVDLLVKRMFSQIELEFELESEGPLIEFSVPLPTIPLVPFQIAGVLTFGPQIVPNIIITADIEEDVGFSYGFNATVPDDSRIHIRIPEFNESSISDFSDTDFQQIPFSASTTISSISLGITFQPQILLGINTGLEALNVNIDGGIGAFVSMPSLSLNVSHVTGVNENCDPVAADSDSGADADNVGNATHLVPSVELDVGVIASYDVRFMDFNDTRGVAPILASTAWDLPTACVGFEPEEPAKETGKAGSTEGESSDGDGGGGNGAVRVGGEGAGMMLLSSIALMSVAVGFCGWG
- a CDS encoding SET domain protein (COG:S;~EggNog:ENOG410PTTX;~InterPro:IPR001214;~PFAM:PF00856;~go_function: GO:0005515 - protein binding [Evidence IEA]): MPQLRSTSTKVLLDGLTHRQKRTRKDASIDGNLENQRYEKKQKRSLAAYPQQMQEQVSKLVSDILASIYYDINYVCILRSSVRLNPTAENVAQYRLQFRESGDLLDRVVGRFINRDTSLHNGSEPKSYFNPRGTIRRLEEFVTIFGWKMLSICMAAEGFRRACREIRHSVIWAEVLEKMRENQWSIEVFARSRNLDWRGQLLKYAHLDLIPELGSELRPVRKMWGQHPHHVVQTLDKKVRRPMFEGMPQVHIDEPVFDPRNWQEDGRVEDPTARIPHDGDCDLCGSGDICDCVLDFSAGSLVELVDRPLTGTGVRALTSFKKGDILGQFVGELHHPDYDGDHLYSLMHASKTDSEYFLAIISPRKYGNWTRYIAHSCRASTKFNYRTVGRRTVMTVEAKRDIAPFEDLTVNYGSDYWARRECMCGETNCVSRRRRSQ
- a CDS encoding putative AMP-binding enzyme (COG:I;~EggNog:ENOG410PIIB;~InterPro:IPR000873,IPR037337,IPR042099,IPR025110;~PFAM:PF00501,PF13193): MSCSIAILRGRLPNITAVGSLSQALSVTRRGLLTQSYARGPSEPPLFESTIGEHFASIVDNYGDRTAVISKHQNDRATYLDLDARSNALARGLESVGVRKGDRVGVMLGNSMEHATVTYALFKLGAILVPINPSFNATQVVAALSHLGTSHMVISSESNLPRREPRSNVPLLKHLVQDLKKSKLESALVPTLQNIILVENSTGRIDTSAFKSLTPYTSITSSNTADGQALPPQNLSPSEVVNIQFTSGTTAMPKAACLTHRSILNNGAQIGDRMRLTAHDTVCCPPPLFHCFGSVLGYMATATHGSAIVFPTEAFNARATLTAVQEEKCTALYGVPTMFLEELGLLESGDISHEGFQHLRTGIAAGSSIPSELMKKLHKVLNLTELTICYGMTETSPVSAMTTTDDPLDKRINTVGRLMPHVEAKIVDPSDHNNILPINTRGELAVSGYLLMKEYWGDPVKTDLVMLRDKSGKVWMHTGDEASLSPDGYISITGRIKDLIIRGGENIHPLEIENCLLTFPGVADVSIVGVPDERYGEVVAAFIIAKEHQDDEAATGNEIRDFVKEKLSSHLVPKYIFFLEPTDAFPKTASGKIQKFKLRETAVKLLGGHH